The Enterobacter asburiae genomic sequence GGCGCTACCTAAATAGCTTTCGGGGAGAACCAGCTATCTCCCGGTTTGATTGGCCTTTCACCCCAGCCACAAGTCATCCGCTAATTTTTCAACATTAGTCGGTTCGGTCCTCCAGTTAGTGTTACCCAACCTTCAACCTGCCCATGGCTAGATCACCGGGTTTCGGGTCTATACCCTGCAACTCTTCGGCTCCCCTATACGGTTAACCTTGCTACAGAATATAAGTCGCTGACCCATTATACAAAAGGTACGCAGTCACACCACGAAGGTGCTCCCACTGCTTGTACGTACACGGTTTCAGGTTCTTTTTCACTCCCTCGCCGGGGTTCTTTTCGCCTTTCCCTCACGGTACTGGTTCACTATCGGTCAGTCAGGAGTATTTAGCCTTGGAGGATGGTCCCCCCATATTCAGACAGGATACCACGTGTCCCGCCCTACTCTTCGAGTTCACAACCTGTGTGCTTTCGTGTACGGGGCTGTCACCCTGTATCGCCGGACTTTCCAGACCGTTCCACTAACACACAAGCTGATTCAGACTCTGGGCTGCTCCCGTTCGCTCGCCGCTACTGGGGGAATCTCGGTTGATTTCTTTTCCTCGGGGTACTTAGATGTTTCAGTTCCCCCGGTTCGCCTCGTTAACCTATGTATCAGTACGATAGTGCGAATCAGTTAACGATAGTGTGACGAATCACACTGGTTTCCCCATTCGGACATCGCCGGGTCAAAGGTTCATATCACCTCGCCGGCGCTTTTCGCAGATTAGCACGTCCTTCATCGCCTCTGACTGCCAGGGCATCCACCGTGTACGCTTAGTCGCTTAACCTCACAACCCGAAGATGTTTCTTTCGATTCACCATCGACTTGCGAAAATTTGAGAGACTCGAACACACCATTAAAGATGTGTCGTTTCAATTTTCAGCTTGATCCAGATTTTTAAAGAGCAAAACTTCGCAGTGCACCTTTTCAGGTTCACTCTGAAGTTTTCTTGTGTTCGCAGTAAAAGATGGTGGAGCTATGCGGTATCGAACCGCAGACCTCCTGCGTGCAAAGCAGGCGCTCTCCCAGCTGAGCTATAGCCCCATCGTGTGTAATCTCTGTACCGCTCATCCTTTAAAAGGAGTTTGGTAGGCCTGAGTGGACTTGAACCACCGACCTCACCCTTATCAGGGGTGCGCTCTAACCACCTGAGCTACAAGCCTGCAGAGATTTTTACTGCTGTTTTTCATCAGACAATCTGTGTGAGCACTACAAAGGCAGATTCTTTAAGGTAAGGAGGTGATCCAACCGCAGGTTCCCCTACGGTTACCTTGTTACGACTTCACCCCAGTCATGAATCACAAAGTGGTAAGCGCCCTCCCGAAGGTTAAGCTACCTACTTCTTTTGCAACCCACTCCCATGGTGTGACGGGCGGTGTGTACAAGGCCCGGGAACGTATTCACCGTAGCATTCTGATCTACGATTACTAGCGATTCCGACTTCATGGAGTCGAGTTGCAGACTCCAATCCGGACTACGACGCACTTTATGAGGTCCGCTTGCTCTCGCGAGGTCGCTTCTCTTTGTATGCGCCATTGTAGCACGTGTGTAGCCCTACTCGTAAGGGCCATGATGACTTGACGTCATCCCCACCTTCCTCCAGTTTATCACTGGCAGTCTCCTTGAGTTCGCGACGCTGCAACAAGTTCCCGGCCGAACCGCTGGCAACAAAGGATAAGGGTTGCGCTCGTTGCGGGACTTAACCCAACATTTCACAACACGAGCTGACGACAGCCATGCAGCACCTGTCTCAGAGTTCCCGAAGGCACCAATCCATCTCTGGAAAGTTCTCTGGATGTCAAGAGTAGGTAAGGTTCTTCGCGTTGCATCGAATTAAACCACATGCTCCACCGCTTGTGCGGGCCCCCGTCAATTCATTTGAGTTTTAACCTTGCGGCCGTACTCCCCAGGCGGTCGACTTAACGCGTTAGCTCCGGAAGCCACGCCTCAAGGGCACAACCTCCAAGTCGACATCGTTTACGGCGTGGACTACCAGGGTATCTAATCCTGTTTGCTCCCCACGCTTTCGCACCTGAGCGTCAGTCTTTGTCCAGGGGGCCGCCTTCGCCACCGGTATTCCTCCAGATCTCTACGCATTTCACCGCTACACCTGGAATTCTACCCCCCTCTACAAGACTCTAGCTGCTCGATGCGTCCAGTTTCGAATGCAGTTCCCAGGTTGAGCCCGGGGATTTCACATCCGACTTGACAGACCGCCTGCGTGCGCTTTACGCCCAGTAATTCCGATTAACGCTTGCACCCTCCGTATTACCGCGGCTGCTGGCACGGAGTTAGCCGGTGCTTCTTCTGCGGGTAACGTCAATCGACAAGGTTATTAACCTTATCGCCTTCCTCCCCGCTGAAAGTACTTTACAACCCGAAGGCCTTCTTCATACACGCGGCATGGCTGCATCAGGCTTGCGCCCATTGTGCAATATTCCCCACTGCTGCCTCCCGTAGGAGTCTGGACCGTGTCTCAGTTCCAGTGTGGCTGGTCATCCTCTCAGACCAGCTAGGGATCGTCGCCTAGGTGAGCCGTTACCCCACCTACTAGCTAATCCCATCTGGGCACATCTGATGGCAAGAGGCCCGAAGGTCCCCCTCTTTGGTCTTGCGACGTTATGCGGTATTAGCTACCGTTTCCAGTAGTTATCCCCCTCCATCAGGCAGTTTCCCAGACATTACTCACCCGTCCGCCGCTCGTCACCCAGAGAGCAAGCTCTCCTGTGCTACCGCTCGACTTGCATGTGTTAGGCCTGCCGCCAGCGTTCAATCTGAGCCATGATCAAACTCTTCAATTTAAGTTTGATGCTCGTGAATTAAACTTCGTAATGAATTACGTATGTTCACTCAGAGACTTGGTATTCATTTTTCGTCTTGCGACGTTAAGAATCCATGTCACTTTGAGTGCCCACACAGATTGTCTGATAAATTGTTAAAGAGCAGTGCAACGCGGCTTTCGCTCACCGTTGCGAGGTGGCGTATATTACGCTTTCCTCTTTCAGAGTCAACCCGTTATTTCAGGATTTTTTCTCTTCAACCGAACCGCTTGTTGTGTGAAGTGATTCACATCCGCCGTGTCGATGGAGGCGCATTATAGGGAGCCGCCGAGGAATGACAAGCGGAAAAATGCATTTTTATTTCAACCGCTCATCTTTTCGCCAAAAAGGCTATTTTTGGTGCTTTTTAATCTCTTTTGGCAGATCGGCCAGACTATTAATCACCCAATCCGCTGCATTTTCTGCTTCTGGCGTCACTGGCTTACCGGTGCGAACTAATATTTTGGTCCCTACACCCGCTGCGGCGGCTGCCTGCATATCTTCCAGTTTATCGCCCACCATATAAGAAGCAGACATATCAATGTGCAGGAACTCCTGCGCAGAGATGAACATCCCCGGATGCGGCTTACGGCAGTCACAGGTCTGGCGATACGCTTCTACCGTTCCCTGCGGGTGGTGCGGACAATAGTAGATACCGTCGAGATCCACGCCTCGGTCGGCCAGCGACCAGTCCATCCATTCCGTCAGCGTTTCGAACTGCGCTTCGGTGAATTTACCGCGTGCAATACCGGACTGGTTCGTCACCACCACCAGCGCATAGCCCATCTCTTTCAGCTGGCGCATGGCATCTATTACGCCCTCGATAAACTCGAACTCATCAATCTCATGGACATAACCGTGATCCACATTAATAGTGCCGTCACGATCGAGAAAAATTGCGGGTACTGATTTTGCCACCGGTTTGCTCCTGAAAAAGGCATGTTCGACTAGTATCTCATGAATCGCAGCGCAATAAAGTGCTCATCGTACAGAGTTGGATTGATTTAGACGTCTGGATGCCTTAACATCCGTTTTGTTTACGGTCA encodes the following:
- the gmhB gene encoding D-glycero-beta-D-manno-heptose 1,7-bisphosphate 7-phosphatase is translated as MAKSVPAIFLDRDGTINVDHGYVHEIDEFEFIEGVIDAMRQLKEMGYALVVVTNQSGIARGKFTEAQFETLTEWMDWSLADRGVDLDGIYYCPHHPQGTVEAYRQTCDCRKPHPGMFISAQEFLHIDMSASYMVGDKLEDMQAAAAAGVGTKILVRTGKPVTPEAENAADWVINSLADLPKEIKKHQK